In Microbacterium lushaniae, the following are encoded in one genomic region:
- a CDS encoding ABC transporter permease encodes MTTTAPAAPTQAHAPTLAPRTWRTPVLLGALALITLVLLGILGTDESVSFTWSRRGDAVQLNPFVVSARAVGLVAGVLAVAAAAFAFWLAAGRRRVPVWVTLLVGLAFLVALVSWVGAGGSVPVIFLLTGAIALSTPLVFGAIAGVIGERVGIVNIAIEGQLLAGACTAAMVASATGNQILALAAAMISGALIAMVLAWFAISYLVDQVVVGVVLIGLVTAVTNFLYSAVLSPNSATLNDPGTLPRIAIPLLSDIPVVGPVLFEQRLTTYIMFLLVPLAWFVLFRTTWGLRIRALGEHPLAADTVGINVNRWRFWTVTVAGLVAGLGGATLTIGSVGAFVREMSAGQGFIALAAVILGRWNPWGAAIAALLFGFASNFRIWAGQAGSQVPTDIIEMVPYVVTIVAVAIVAGRVIGPRAAGKPYIKE; translated from the coding sequence ATGACCACGACCGCTCCCGCCGCCCCCACCCAGGCGCACGCGCCGACTCTCGCGCCGCGCACGTGGCGCACACCGGTCCTCCTCGGCGCCCTCGCCCTGATCACGCTGGTGCTCCTCGGCATCCTCGGAACCGACGAGTCGGTCTCGTTCACGTGGTCCCGGCGCGGCGACGCCGTGCAGCTGAACCCCTTCGTCGTGTCGGCACGGGCGGTGGGCCTCGTGGCAGGCGTGCTGGCCGTCGCCGCGGCGGCCTTCGCGTTCTGGTTGGCGGCGGGCCGCAGACGCGTGCCCGTGTGGGTGACCCTCCTCGTCGGCCTGGCGTTCCTGGTCGCGCTCGTGTCGTGGGTGGGGGCCGGCGGCTCGGTGCCCGTGATCTTCCTCCTCACCGGCGCGATCGCCCTGTCCACACCTCTCGTGTTCGGAGCGATCGCCGGCGTCATCGGCGAACGCGTCGGCATCGTGAACATCGCGATCGAGGGACAGCTGCTGGCCGGCGCCTGCACTGCTGCCATGGTGGCCTCCGCCACCGGCAACCAGATCCTGGCGCTGGCGGCGGCGATGATCTCCGGCGCCCTCATCGCGATGGTGCTCGCGTGGTTCGCGATCAGCTACCTCGTCGACCAGGTGGTCGTCGGCGTCGTGCTCATCGGCCTGGTCACCGCCGTGACGAACTTCCTCTACTCCGCGGTGCTCTCACCCAACTCCGCCACACTGAACGACCCCGGCACGCTGCCGCGCATCGCCATCCCGCTCCTGTCCGACATCCCCGTCGTGGGGCCCGTGCTGTTCGAGCAGCGCCTGACGACCTACATCATGTTCCTGCTCGTGCCGCTGGCGTGGTTCGTGCTCTTCCGCACCACGTGGGGTCTGCGCATCCGCGCCCTCGGGGAGCACCCGCTGGCGGCGGACACGGTGGGCATCAACGTCAACCGCTGGCGCTTCTGGACGGTGACGGTGGCGGGCCTGGTCGCGGGCCTCGGCGGCGCCACCTTGACGATCGGTTCCGTGGGCGCGTTCGTCCGCGAGATGAGCGCGGGGCAGGGATTCATCGCGCTGGCAGCGGTCATCCTCGGGCGATGGAACCCGTGGGGCGCCGCGATCGCCGCGCTGCTGTTCGGGTTCGCCAGCAACTTCCGGATCTGGGCAGGACAGGCGGGGTCGCAGGTCCCCACCGACATCATCGAGATGGTGCCGTACGTGGTGACCATCGTGGCCGTGGCGATCGTGGCCGGCCGGGTCATCGGCCCCAGGGCCGCCGGCAAACCGTACATCAAGGAGTGA
- a CDS encoding cytidine deaminase, whose product MTDIHWDELRSAATDAMQRAYAPYSRYRVGAAALVSDGRIVSGCNVENASYGVGLCAECGLVSDLHMSGGGQLVAFVCVNGEGQTIMPCGRCRQLLFEHAIPGMLLETVSGIRTIDEVLPDAFGPRDLDVRQTRGEDAAR is encoded by the coding sequence GTGACCGACATCCACTGGGACGAGCTGCGTTCGGCCGCCACCGACGCCATGCAGCGGGCCTACGCGCCCTACTCGCGGTACAGGGTCGGCGCTGCCGCGCTCGTCAGCGACGGGCGGATCGTCTCGGGCTGCAACGTGGAGAACGCCTCGTACGGCGTGGGCCTGTGCGCCGAGTGCGGGCTGGTCTCCGACCTGCACATGTCCGGCGGCGGTCAGCTGGTGGCGTTCGTGTGCGTCAACGGCGAGGGACAGACCATCATGCCGTGCGGCCGGTGCCGGCAGCTGCTGTTCGAGCATGCGATCCCGGGGATGCTGCTGGAGACGGTGTCGGGCATCCGCACGATCGACGAGGTGCTGCCCGACGCGTTCGGACCGCGCGACCTCGACGTCCGCCAGACCCGGGGCGAGGACGCCGCGAGATGA
- a CDS encoding thymidine phosphorylase, with protein sequence MTDPAASAAVEPHDAIDVIRAKRDGAAVPEPALRWMIDAYTRGYVTDPQMSAFTMAVLLNGMDRDEIRVMTEAMIASGERMDFSSLGKPTVDKHSTGGVGDKITLPLAPLVASFGVAVPQLSGRGLGHTGGTLDKLESIPGWRAALSNDEILAQLADVGAVICAAGSGLAPADKKLYALRDVTGTVEAIPLIASSIMSKKIAEGTDALVLDVKFGSGAFIQDLDRARELARTMVALGTDSGVATTALLTDMSTPLGRAIGNANEVRESVEVLAGGGPADVVELTVALAREMLALAGRPDADVEKALADGRAMDVWRRMIRAQDGDPDAALPQPRETHTVTAERGGVVTGIEALPFGIAAWRLGAGRARPQDPVVHAAGIDLHVQPGETVTPGQPLFTLLADDGARFGRALDALTGAWTIGDEPLDPAPRVRERITA encoded by the coding sequence ATGACCGACCCGGCAGCATCCGCCGCGGTGGAACCGCACGACGCCATCGATGTCATCCGGGCCAAGCGCGACGGCGCTGCGGTGCCCGAGCCCGCGCTGCGCTGGATGATCGACGCCTACACCCGCGGGTACGTCACCGACCCGCAGATGTCGGCGTTCACGATGGCCGTGCTGCTGAACGGCATGGACCGCGACGAGATCCGCGTGATGACGGAGGCGATGATCGCCTCGGGGGAGCGGATGGACTTCTCTTCCCTCGGCAAGCCCACCGTCGACAAGCACTCCACCGGCGGCGTCGGCGACAAGATCACCCTGCCCCTGGCCCCGCTGGTGGCCAGCTTCGGCGTGGCGGTGCCGCAGCTGTCCGGGCGCGGGCTCGGGCACACCGGCGGGACCCTGGACAAGCTGGAGTCGATCCCGGGATGGCGCGCCGCGCTGTCCAACGACGAGATCCTCGCGCAGCTGGCCGACGTGGGCGCCGTGATCTGCGCCGCCGGGTCGGGCCTTGCCCCCGCCGATAAGAAGCTCTACGCGCTGCGGGATGTCACCGGCACCGTCGAGGCCATTCCGCTCATCGCCTCGAGCATCATGTCGAAGAAGATCGCCGAGGGCACCGACGCGCTCGTGCTGGATGTGAAGTTCGGCTCCGGCGCCTTCATCCAGGACCTCGACCGCGCGCGGGAGCTCGCCCGCACGATGGTGGCCCTGGGCACCGACTCGGGCGTCGCCACGACGGCCCTGCTGACGGATATGAGCACGCCCCTGGGCCGTGCGATCGGCAACGCCAACGAGGTGCGCGAATCGGTCGAGGTGCTCGCCGGCGGCGGGCCCGCCGACGTCGTGGAGCTGACGGTGGCCCTGGCGCGCGAGATGCTGGCGCTGGCCGGTCGCCCCGACGCCGACGTCGAGAAGGCGCTGGCCGACGGGCGGGCGATGGACGTGTGGCGCCGCATGATCCGAGCCCAGGACGGCGACCCTGATGCCGCCCTGCCGCAGCCGCGCGAGACCCACACCGTCACCGCAGAGCGGGGCGGGGTCGTGACCGGCATCGAGGCGCTCCCGTTCGGCATCGCCGCGTGGCGGCTGGGTGCCGGGCGAGCCCGCCCTCAGGACCCGGTCGTCCACGCGGCCGGCATCGACCTGCACGTCCAGCCGGGCGAGACCGTGACCCCCGGGCAGCCCCTGTTCACGCTGCTCGCCGACGACGGCGCGCGCTTCGGCCGCGCCCTGGACGCGCTCACCGGTGCGTGGACGATCGGCGACGAACCCCTCGACCCCGCACCCCGCGTCCGCGAACGCATCACCGCTTGA
- a CDS encoding adenosine deaminase has translation MAIDPDGDTRIQGRSLRALPKVSLHDHLDGGLRPGTVLDLADAAGIDLPASDADGLADWFADQGESGSLEEYLKTFAVTVGVTQSRAALTRVAREFVEDLAADGVVYGEVRWAPEQHVAGGLTLEEAVEAVEEGLEEGEDAAQDSGRDIRVSQLLTAMRHTDRSLEIARLAVDWRDRGVVGFDIAGPEEGFLPARHRAAFDYLAEEFFPVTVHAGEGAGLDSIRSALLDGRALRLGHGVRIAEDLDVIDREGDEVRVHLGELARWVRDREIALELSPSSNLHTGAVAAWGTGLEDHPFDLLYQLGFAVTVNVDNRTMSRTSLTRELALLAEAFDYGLDDVEAFQLNAAAASFLPIEEREELIDIISDAFARRR, from the coding sequence ATGGCTATCGACCCCGACGGCGACACCCGCATCCAAGGACGGTCGCTGCGCGCGCTGCCCAAGGTGTCGCTGCACGACCACCTCGACGGCGGCCTGCGCCCCGGCACCGTGCTCGACCTCGCCGACGCCGCGGGCATAGACCTGCCCGCATCCGACGCCGACGGCCTCGCCGACTGGTTTGCCGACCAGGGCGAGTCGGGCTCGCTGGAGGAGTACCTGAAGACCTTCGCGGTGACCGTCGGGGTCACCCAGAGCCGCGCGGCGCTCACGCGCGTCGCCCGGGAGTTCGTCGAAGACCTCGCCGCCGACGGCGTCGTCTACGGCGAGGTGCGATGGGCGCCCGAGCAGCACGTGGCCGGCGGGCTGACGCTCGAGGAGGCCGTCGAGGCCGTGGAGGAGGGGCTCGAGGAGGGCGAGGACGCCGCGCAGGACTCCGGCCGCGACATCCGCGTGAGCCAGCTGCTCACCGCGATGCGGCACACCGACCGGTCGCTGGAGATCGCACGGCTCGCGGTGGACTGGCGCGATCGCGGCGTCGTCGGGTTCGACATCGCCGGACCCGAGGAGGGGTTCCTCCCCGCCCGCCACCGCGCGGCGTTCGACTACCTCGCGGAGGAGTTCTTCCCCGTGACGGTGCACGCCGGCGAAGGTGCCGGGCTCGACAGCATCCGTTCGGCGCTGCTGGACGGACGAGCCCTGCGGCTCGGGCACGGCGTGCGCATCGCGGAGGACCTCGACGTCATCGACCGGGAGGGCGACGAGGTGCGCGTGCACCTCGGCGAGCTCGCGCGGTGGGTGCGCGACCGTGAGATCGCGCTGGAGCTGTCGCCGTCGTCGAACCTGCATACCGGCGCCGTCGCGGCGTGGGGCACGGGGCTGGAGGACCATCCGTTCGATCTGCTGTACCAGCTCGGCTTCGCCGTGACGGTCAACGTCGACAACCGCACCATGAGCCGCACGTCGCTCACGCGCGAGCTCGCGCTGCTCGCGGAGGCCTTCGACTACGGCCTGGACGACGTCGAGGCGTTCCAGCTGAACGCCGCGGCCGCATCGTTCCTGCCGATCGAGGAGCGTGAGGAGCTGATCGACATCATCTCCGACGCCTTCGCCCGCCGTCGCTGA
- a CDS encoding type IV toxin-antitoxin system AbiEi family antitoxin domain-containing protein, with protein MTTANPEVAPIFSARFWRTAELRAAGWTKVQLRAMIDVGRLTRVRRGRYAPGDLPAPLLDAARLGGRVDCVTLLALLDVFVGSFAAMHVQFDNGASRLPRRPLETVPHWRATTRPLHTLAADIIEALAQAVRCQAPRDAVATLDSAWHLGLVDEADIGEIFARLPLRYRALRGLLDSRSESGPETLVRLLLRALGCHVDVQVHIPTVGRVDLLIDGWLIVECDSRAHHEGWDAQRRDRRRDLAAAALGYTTVRPVAEDILYRYEDVLTAMKAVIATRDASGFSELLKTASSGGRNRPNRRRKRRD; from the coding sequence ATGACCACAGCGAATCCCGAAGTGGCGCCGATCTTCTCGGCGCGGTTCTGGCGCACAGCGGAGTTGCGGGCCGCGGGCTGGACCAAGGTACAGCTCCGCGCGATGATCGACGTCGGTCGTCTCACCCGCGTGCGCCGAGGACGCTACGCCCCCGGCGACCTCCCCGCCCCACTGCTGGATGCCGCTCGGCTCGGCGGGCGGGTGGACTGCGTCACTCTGCTCGCCCTCCTCGACGTGTTCGTCGGTTCCTTCGCGGCAATGCATGTGCAGTTCGACAACGGCGCGAGCCGCCTCCCGCGTCGCCCTCTCGAGACCGTGCCGCACTGGCGTGCCACCACTCGCCCACTCCACACCCTCGCCGCCGACATCATCGAGGCCCTCGCGCAGGCCGTGCGGTGCCAGGCTCCCCGGGATGCCGTCGCCACGCTCGACTCCGCATGGCATCTCGGCCTCGTGGATGAGGCCGACATCGGCGAAATCTTCGCGCGCCTGCCCCTTCGGTACCGGGCCCTTCGCGGTCTCCTGGACAGCCGGAGCGAATCCGGCCCAGAGACCCTCGTGCGTCTCCTCCTCAGGGCGCTCGGATGCCACGTCGACGTGCAGGTGCACATCCCCACCGTCGGCCGGGTCGATCTGCTGATCGACGGCTGGCTCATCGTGGAGTGCGACAGTCGCGCCCACCACGAGGGGTGGGATGCGCAACGGCGCGATCGCCGTCGCGACCTGGCTGCGGCGGCCCTCGGTTACACCACGGTGCGCCCCGTCGCCGAGGACATCCTGTATCGGTACGAGGACGTCCTCACCGCGATGAAGGCCGTCATCGCCACTCGGGACGCCTCCGGCTTTTCCGAACTCCTCAAAACCGCGAGCTCAGGCGGCAGAAACCGGCCGAACCGGCGGCGGAAGCGGCGGGATTGA
- a CDS encoding alpha/beta hydrolase, translating into MTAGGSPRPARRRRRRILAWTLGAVAGAVVLAVAGVVIWSQVGVYRAEPGPVEAVREDSAITVTDGAAGIVLTPADGGSGEGLVFIPGAKVDPWAYAPTLAGAVAEDGLTVVITRPWLGVAFFDLRPLSTFTGLAPDVSSWAVGGHSLGGVRACQLATEANALVLFASYCANDLGDSGLPVVSVSGSEDGLSTPEKIADAAGELPADAVFVEIPGASHASFGAYGPQDGDGSPTISDAAMAAALTDALADFLPAG; encoded by the coding sequence GTGACGGCAGGTGGTTCCCCACGGCCCGCCCGGCGCCGGCGGCGGCGCATCCTGGCGTGGACCCTGGGCGCCGTCGCGGGAGCTGTCGTGCTGGCCGTGGCGGGCGTGGTGATCTGGAGCCAGGTCGGGGTGTACCGCGCCGAGCCCGGCCCGGTGGAGGCCGTACGGGAGGACTCCGCGATCACGGTGACCGACGGCGCGGCCGGGATCGTGCTGACCCCGGCCGACGGCGGCAGCGGGGAGGGGCTCGTCTTCATCCCCGGCGCGAAGGTCGATCCGTGGGCGTACGCCCCGACCCTGGCCGGGGCGGTGGCCGAGGACGGTCTGACGGTGGTGATCACGCGTCCCTGGCTGGGCGTGGCGTTCTTCGATCTCCGGCCGCTGTCGACGTTCACCGGCCTCGCCCCGGACGTGTCGTCGTGGGCGGTGGGCGGCCATTCGCTGGGTGGGGTGCGCGCGTGTCAGCTGGCGACCGAGGCGAATGCCCTCGTGCTCTTCGCCTCGTACTGCGCGAACGACCTCGGCGACAGCGGCCTTCCCGTGGTGAGCGTCTCCGGCTCCGAGGACGGCCTCTCCACACCCGAGAAGATCGCCGACGCCGCCGGCGAGCTCCCCGCGGACGCCGTCTTCGTCGAGATCCCGGGCGCGTCGCATGCCTCGTTCGGCGCCTACGGTCCGCAGGACGGCGACGGCTCGCCCACCATCTCCGACGCGGCGATGGCCGCTGCCCTCACCGACGCCCTCGCCGACTTCCTCCCCGCCGGCTGA
- a CDS encoding mannitol-1-phosphate 5-dehydrogenase: MAVHFGAGNIGRGFVGLLLHQGGYELVFADVSEPLVDAINAASEYTVHEVGEGGVDTVVTGFRAINSATDAPALVEAIAGADIVTTAVGPTILRFVAPHIVAGLGLRDPAATPLKVMACENAIGATDTLREEMATAAGDAWDAVSGRAVFANTAVDRIVPAQAPGGGIDVTVEPFYEWAIERGPFGDEPPRIPGAHFVDDLAPYIERKLFTVNTGHAATAYFGAAAGIERISDALADPAIAGRVDAALRETSELLIRKHDLDPAAQHAYRETILRRFRNPALPDTVWRVGRQPLRKLSRHERFVGPAAEAIEHGLPVDALVTAMAAALTFDDPEDAQSVDLQRMLRELPAAEFTEAVTGLEPQHPLFPRVQRIVESRQAEIAS; the protein is encoded by the coding sequence ATCGCCGTCCACTTCGGCGCCGGCAACATCGGGCGCGGATTCGTCGGGCTGCTGCTGCACCAGGGCGGTTACGAGCTCGTCTTCGCCGACGTGTCCGAGCCTCTCGTCGACGCCATCAACGCCGCATCCGAGTACACCGTCCACGAGGTGGGCGAGGGCGGCGTCGACACGGTCGTGACCGGCTTCCGCGCGATCAACAGCGCCACGGACGCACCGGCGCTGGTCGAGGCGATCGCCGGCGCCGACATCGTGACCACCGCCGTCGGACCCACGATCCTCCGGTTCGTCGCGCCGCACATCGTGGCAGGTCTGGGGCTCCGCGACCCCGCGGCGACGCCCTTGAAGGTCATGGCGTGCGAGAACGCGATCGGGGCCACCGACACCCTCCGGGAGGAGATGGCCACAGCGGCCGGCGACGCGTGGGACGCCGTCTCCGGACGCGCCGTGTTCGCCAACACGGCCGTTGACCGCATCGTCCCCGCCCAGGCTCCGGGCGGCGGCATCGACGTGACCGTCGAGCCGTTCTACGAGTGGGCGATCGAACGCGGCCCCTTCGGCGACGAGCCGCCCCGCATCCCCGGCGCACACTTCGTCGACGACCTCGCGCCCTACATCGAGCGCAAGCTGTTCACGGTCAACACCGGGCACGCCGCGACGGCGTACTTCGGCGCCGCCGCCGGCATCGAGCGGATCTCCGACGCCCTCGCCGACCCGGCCATCGCCGGCAGGGTCGACGCGGCCCTGCGGGAGACCTCCGAGCTGCTGATCCGCAAGCACGACCTCGATCCGGCCGCACAGCACGCGTATCGCGAGACGATCCTGCGGCGTTTCCGCAACCCTGCGCTCCCCGACACGGTGTGGCGCGTCGGCCGCCAGCCGCTGCGCAAGCTCTCCCGCCACGAGCGGTTCGTCGGGCCCGCCGCCGAGGCGATCGAACACGGGCTCCCCGTCGACGCCCTCGTGACGGCGATGGCGGCGGCGCTCACCTTCGACGACCCCGAAGACGCCCAGTCGGTGGATCTGCAGCGGATGCTGCGCGAGCTGCCGGCGGCGGAGTTCACCGAGGCCGTCACCGGCCTGGAGCCGCAGCATCCGCTGTTCCCCCGCGTCCAGCGCATCGTGGAGTCCCGGCAGGCCGAGATCGCTTCGTGA
- a CDS encoding PTS sugar transporter subunit IIA, with product MTREVLGIGQVRIHSGSATREEAMKEAADILEAAGAVTSGYFDAMQQREETVSTYMGNELAIPHGTNETKQTILESGLSVVRYDGGVDWGGEPVTFVVGIAGKGDEHLEILSQIAILFSDEDEVERLKNAQSPEELYTALSAVNQ from the coding sequence ATGACACGGGAAGTCCTCGGAATCGGGCAGGTGCGCATCCACTCCGGCAGCGCGACGCGCGAGGAGGCGATGAAGGAGGCCGCCGACATCCTCGAGGCCGCGGGCGCCGTCACCAGCGGCTACTTCGACGCCATGCAGCAGCGCGAGGAGACCGTCTCGACCTACATGGGCAACGAGCTGGCCATCCCCCACGGCACCAACGAGACCAAGCAGACCATCCTCGAGTCGGGACTGTCGGTCGTGCGCTACGACGGCGGCGTGGACTGGGGCGGCGAGCCGGTGACGTTCGTCGTCGGCATCGCCGGCAAGGGCGATGAGCACCTGGAGATCCTCTCCCAGATCGCGATCCTGTTCTCCGACGAGGACGAGGTCGAGCGGCTCAAGAACGCCCAGAGCCCCGAAGAGCTGTACACGGCACTCTCGGCGGTCAACCAGTGA
- a CDS encoding PTS mannitol transporter subunit IICB, which translates to MTTASAPATRSGGGARVAVQRFGTFLSGMIMPLIPALIAWGIFTAFFIEKGWTPNAQLATIVGPFIHYLLPILIAYLGGHIVYGVRGGVVGSIATFGVIAGSDYLIAQINETLPADNQLGEINMFIGAMIMAPIAAWTMKQLDRLWDGKIRAGFEMLVNMFSAGIWGFAMAILGFYPLAWLINGLMDVLSEAVGWLVETNLLPLTSVLIEPAKVFFLNNAINHGVLTPLGIEQASQDGSSILFLLEANPGPGVGLLLAFTFFGIGAARASAPGAAIIQFFGGIHEVYFPYALMKPVLIVALIAGGATGVTTNMLLGGALRAPAAPGSIVAVIAQTANGSYFAVILSVVLSAAVTFLIASVILRASRKRDLLAEGDQFSEAVSKTAANKGKSSAALDALRASDGKDRATVRSAEDAVDRLDTEERTGGQLDGGRVLATKPVRNIVFACDAGMGSSAMGASVLRNKIKKAGVADVTVVNKAIANLDDSADLVITQNQLTDRARRQSPDAIHVSVDNFMNSPKYDEVVELVRDQHDESH; encoded by the coding sequence ATGACAACGGCGTCCGCACCCGCGACGCGTTCCGGAGGCGGCGCCCGCGTCGCCGTCCAGCGCTTCGGCACGTTCCTCTCCGGCATGATCATGCCGCTGATTCCCGCGCTCATCGCGTGGGGCATCTTCACGGCCTTCTTCATCGAGAAGGGCTGGACGCCCAACGCCCAGCTCGCCACGATCGTGGGACCGTTCATCCACTACCTGCTGCCGATCCTGATCGCCTACCTCGGCGGTCACATCGTGTACGGCGTGCGCGGCGGCGTGGTCGGCTCCATCGCCACCTTCGGCGTCATCGCGGGGTCGGACTACCTGATCGCCCAGATCAACGAGACCCTCCCCGCCGACAACCAGCTCGGCGAGATCAACATGTTCATCGGAGCCATGATCATGGCCCCCATCGCCGCGTGGACGATGAAGCAGCTGGACAGGCTGTGGGACGGCAAGATCCGCGCGGGCTTCGAAATGCTCGTGAACATGTTCTCGGCCGGAATCTGGGGCTTCGCGATGGCGATCCTCGGCTTCTACCCGCTGGCCTGGCTCATCAACGGCCTGATGGACGTCCTCAGCGAGGCGGTGGGCTGGCTCGTGGAGACCAACCTCCTGCCCCTGACGAGCGTGCTCATCGAGCCGGCGAAGGTGTTCTTCCTCAACAACGCGATCAACCACGGCGTCCTCACGCCGCTGGGCATCGAGCAGGCGTCGCAGGACGGCTCCTCGATCCTGTTCCTCCTCGAGGCCAACCCCGGCCCCGGCGTCGGTCTGCTGCTGGCCTTCACGTTCTTCGGCATCGGCGCGGCACGCGCGTCGGCACCCGGAGCCGCGATCATCCAGTTCTTCGGCGGCATCCACGAGGTGTACTTCCCGTACGCGCTCATGAAGCCGGTGCTCATCGTCGCCCTCATCGCAGGCGGGGCCACCGGCGTCACCACCAACATGCTGCTGGGAGGTGCGCTGCGCGCCCCCGCGGCCCCCGGCAGCATCGTCGCGGTGATCGCACAGACCGCAAACGGGTCGTACTTCGCGGTCATCCTGTCGGTCGTGCTCTCGGCGGCGGTGACGTTCCTCATCGCGTCGGTGATCCTGCGCGCATCGCGCAAGCGCGACCTGCTGGCCGAGGGAGACCAGTTCTCCGAGGCGGTGTCCAAGACCGCCGCGAACAAGGGCAAGTCCTCCGCCGCCCTCGACGCGCTGCGCGCCTCGGACGGCAAGGACCGCGCGACCGTCCGCAGCGCCGAGGACGCCGTGGACCGCCTCGACACCGAGGAGCGCACCGGCGGGCAGCTCGACGGCGGTCGCGTCCTCGCCACCAAGCCGGTTCGCAACATCGTGTTCGCGTGCGACGCGGGCATGGGCTCGTCGGCGATGGGCGCGAGCGTCCTGCGCAACAAGATCAAGAAGGCCGGAGTGGCCGATGTCACGGTCGTCAACAAGGCGATCGCGAACCTCGACGACTCCGCCGACCTCGTGATCACGCAGAACCAGCTCACCGATCGCGCACGCCGGCAGAGCCCGGACGCGATCCACGTGTCGGTGGACAACTTCATGAACTCCCCGAAGTACGACGAGGTGGTCGAACTCGTGCGCGATCAGCACGACGAGTCCCACTGA
- the ptsP gene encoding phosphoenolpyruvate--protein phosphotransferase: MTELRGVGIGLGVAQGPVARMAEPFPPPEDVDSTRSAEEEGARVRDAVAAVARELEQRGAQAGGAARDVLEAQAMMAEDPALLTEVDTRVGDGKTGERAVWEAFASFRDQLTALGGYLGERAADLDDVAQRVIARLRGVPAPGIPDPGHPFVLVAKDLAPADTALLNLDMVLALITTEGGPTSHTAILAREKNIVAVVGAADAGSLTDGTVVIVDAAAGVVTVAPSQDELDRAENRAAARASAATAPVTPGALADGTPVPLLANLGKPEGAAEAVELGAEGVGLFRTEFLFLSANAAPTVAEQRDAYTRLLSAFPGKKVVVRVLDAGADKPLPFLNDSHEENPALGLRGLRALRASEDILREQLTALAEADAATRATPEGPADLWVMAPMVSTVEETEYFVAMAREYGVKTAGVMVEVPSSALLADRILAHADFASIGTNDLTQYTLAADRLLGSVAAFQDPWHPAVLRLVREVGAAGAALGKPVGICGEAAADPLLAVVLVGLGATTLSMAPTALADVRASLLSHTLDDARRVAEAALAADGAASAREAARAASASQKVTQP, from the coding sequence ATGACCGAGCTTCGTGGCGTCGGCATCGGCCTGGGCGTGGCCCAGGGCCCGGTGGCGCGGATGGCCGAGCCCTTCCCTCCGCCCGAGGACGTCGACAGCACCCGGTCGGCCGAGGAAGAGGGCGCGCGCGTCCGCGACGCGGTGGCAGCGGTGGCCCGTGAGCTCGAGCAGCGCGGCGCGCAGGCGGGCGGCGCGGCACGCGACGTGCTCGAGGCGCAGGCCATGATGGCCGAAGACCCTGCCCTCCTCACCGAGGTGGACACCCGGGTGGGCGACGGCAAGACCGGCGAGCGGGCGGTGTGGGAGGCGTTCGCGTCGTTCCGCGACCAGCTCACCGCCCTCGGCGGCTACCTCGGCGAGCGCGCGGCCGATCTGGACGATGTCGCCCAGCGCGTCATCGCCCGCCTGCGTGGCGTCCCCGCCCCCGGGATCCCCGACCCCGGGCACCCCTTCGTGCTCGTCGCGAAAGACCTGGCACCGGCCGACACCGCACTGCTGAACCTCGACATGGTGCTCGCCCTGATCACCACCGAGGGCGGACCGACCTCGCACACCGCGATCCTCGCGCGGGAGAAGAACATCGTCGCCGTCGTGGGCGCCGCCGACGCGGGCTCCCTCACCGACGGCACGGTCGTGATCGTGGATGCCGCCGCCGGCGTCGTGACGGTCGCCCCCAGCCAGGACGAGCTCGACCGCGCCGAGAACCGCGCCGCCGCGCGGGCCTCGGCGGCCACCGCACCCGTCACCCCCGGCGCCCTGGCCGACGGCACCCCGGTGCCGCTTCTGGCCAACCTCGGCAAGCCCGAAGGCGCGGCCGAGGCGGTCGAGCTGGGCGCGGAAGGCGTGGGCCTGTTCCGCACCGAGTTCCTCTTCCTCAGCGCCAACGCGGCCCCCACCGTGGCCGAGCAGCGCGATGCGTACACGCGCCTGCTCTCGGCCTTCCCCGGCAAGAAGGTCGTCGTGCGCGTGCTGGATGCCGGCGCCGACAAGCCGCTGCCCTTCCTCAACGACTCCCACGAGGAGAACCCCGCGCTGGGCCTGCGGGGACTGCGCGCCCTGCGCGCGAGCGAGGACATCCTCCGCGAGCAGCTGACCGCACTGGCCGAAGCGGATGCGGCGACCCGGGCGACGCCGGAAGGACCGGCCGATCTGTGGGTCATGGCACCGATGGTCTCGACGGTCGAGGAGACGGAGTACTTCGTCGCCATGGCGCGGGAGTACGGCGTCAAGACCGCCGGCGTCATGGTCGAGGTGCCGTCCTCGGCGCTGCTGGCCGACCGCATCCTCGCCCACGCCGACTTCGCCTCCATCGGCACGAACGACCTCACCCAGTACACCCTCGCGGCCGACCGGCTGCTCGGCTCCGTCGCGGCGTTCCAGGATCCGTGGCATCCGGCCGTCCTGCGCCTGGTGCGCGAAGTCGGCGCCGCCGGCGCAGCCCTGGGCAAGCCCGTGGGTATCTGCGGCGAGGCGGCGGCGGATCCGCTCCTGGCCGTCGTCCTGGTGGGCCTGGGCGCGACCACGCTGTCGATGGCGCCCACGGCCCTGGCCGACGTGCGCGCGTCCCTGCTCTCCCACACCCTCGACGACGCCCGCCGCGTCGCCGAGGCCGCCTTGGCCGCAGACGGCGCGGCCTCCGCTCGCGAGGCGGCACGAGCCGCCTCCGCTTCACAGAAAGTGACACAGCCATGA